The Cryobacterium sp. SO1 genomic sequence CGCCAAAAAATATGCCGAACCAGGCGCCAACCAGCATCCAGGGTCCGAACGGAATCCCGCTCTTTCGGGTGGCTCGCTTGGTAACAAGCAGCAGCACGGCGAAAAGCCCCCCGAGCAGAAAGGCGGCAAACGCGCCGAAAACGAGTTCACCCCATCCTTGGTAGCCGAGATAGAGCCCCAACACGCCGGCTAGTTTGACGTCGCCGAATCCCATTCCGCCCGGGTACGCCACAGCCATCACCGCATATGCCAGCCAGAGGGTTGCCAGACCAATGAGACCCCGCAGGAACGACTCAAGGTCGCCGTTGAGGATGCTGGCAGCGCCCAGAAGCGCCACGGCCACGATGTAGCTCGGCAGCACAATAGCGTTGGGCAGTCGATGTACGTCCAGGTCGATGAGCGCGAGGGCAATGCTCACCGCCGCCAGGTAGAGGTAGGCGAAAAGGATGCACACCGCGGCGACGAACTCAGCTGTTGTGGGGCCGCCGGCGTCTGTTGCGAGCATTCCGGTCAGGATCAGGCTGTCAAGTCCAACCTGGAGCGACCCGATGAGCAAGCTACTTGAGGCCCACCAAAAAGCGACGGCGGCGAACATCAGGCCGGTGCCGGCTTCAACGAGCGGATACCGGGTGGAAATCGGCGCCTTACAGGTTCGGCACTTGCCTTGCAAGACCAACCATGAAAGCACCGGGATGTTATCGAACGCCTTGATCCGGCGGCCGCAGGCCGGGCAAGCGCTCGGCGGTGACATGACGGACAGGCCGGCGGGCACCCGGTACACCACGACATTCAGAAACGAACCGATCAGCACTCCCAGGGCCGCGGGAAGGGCCAGGAGCCCGATCACCCGGCGACCTCGCTGTAGCCACCGACTGCCGCCTCAGTGGCGGTGGGCGGCGCATTCCATTTTTGTGCGAGTGAGCCGTTGCATGTCGTCACGCGCAATCTCGACGAGGTGCCATCGGTGTGCACAGCGCTACTGTCAGCGAAGAGACACTTCCCCTGATTGATGATCAGGTAGCTTCCCGCATAGTTGCCCGTGTCCTTTGTTCGCGTCCAATCCTGGCGTACCGACGAATCGCAGGTAGTGAAGGTGAGTTCCACGCTGCCGGATGCCGGTGCGGTCAGGCATTTCTTGGCACCCGAGCCGTCGAACACGTAAATGTCCTGGACGACGCTCGTGGTCGCCGGCAGGACGGGCTCGGTGTAGTACCACTTGTGGTTCCAGTCGAGGTTGGCCCCGGTCCCGGTCGGGTCCTGTTTGCACGGATAAGAGATCATGTAGCCGTAGGTGATCGTTCCGTTGGTGACGTCGGCGCACCGACCGAACTCGCGATAGTTCACCAGCTGATGAGTCCCGTAGCTGGCTGCGCCCGCGCCGATTTCCAGCGATGGGGCGAATGTCCCGCTGCGCCCGTCTCTGACCTTGAGGAAACTGGTGCTGCTGATAGTGCCCGGCGAGAGGTGATAGTTGCTCTGGTCGGTGTTGCTGGAGTTCTGGCCCTGCCAGGTGTAGTTCCCCGTCCAACTCCACAGCTGGTTCCAGCGCTGTGAATCCGTCGGAGCCTTACAGGGCTTCAAGAGTGCATCCTGTGTCCCGCCTCCAGAAGTCGAGGGCCCCGTGATGCACAGGCCGGGAGTCCCCGAACTCGTGAGCTTGAGTTGGTAGTCGACCGTATAGGACCAGAGCTGAAGAGGGGTTTTCGTGCACAGAGCCTTGGCAGTGAATTCCACCTTCGAGGTGTCCGTGGCAGTGACGGCCTCGAGGCAGTAGGTGCTCCCGGTGAAGATCAATCCACCGGCGACGTTGACGTTGGTGATCTTGAATGCATAGATCGCCGAGAGTGTGCGGTTGCCGGCTGTCGCGCTGGCGTTCCCGGGGATGGCTGCGTCCTGCCCTTTCGAGATCACATAGGCGTACCTGGGCACCGTCGCGGTCGACACACCCGCAGTCGCTGAGCAGGCCAAGTCGTTGGCTGCCCGCTGGGCGACGGTCATATTGGTCGGATCCGCGGTGAAGTACTCCACGGTCACGGCGTAGGTGGCTCCGGTGCCATCGGCCGCCACTTGTCCAGCCAAGCTGCAGGGCAATTCGTTCGATGCTCCGAAGACGTGTCCGGCGCTGTCAACTGGCGCTTCGGCGGAGCGGATGATCGCCAGGACGCTTTGCAGGCCCGCCTGCGCCGCGTAGACCGTGCGGGTATTCTTCTGCGCCGTGTACGCGGGCACGGCCTGGCTGAGAATTGCGCTCAACACCACCAGGGACAGCCCGGCGGCCATCACCATGAACATCAATGCCGTCAGCAGAGCGACACCGCTGTCGTCGCCTCGAGCCTCGAGCCGCCGTTCCAGGGTGGAGCGCCATCTGGCTCCCTGCAGAGTGGTCACGGTCGGTATCCCGTCGCGTTGCAAATCGGAGTGTCGCTTACCTTGTTGCCATCAGCGTCCTTGTTGCTGGGCGAGTCAGGCGAGCTATTTCGTGCGGTGAACGTTGTGCTCATCGCGGCTTCCGCCTGGAGCCCTGCATTCCCGGAGTGGACGGTGACGGTGAGTTGCTGCATCTCTGCGCCCGTGAGGTTAGCGGGGGTGAGAGTGAACGGGTAGGTAGCGCCGCCGTCATCGATGACGTTGGTCAGCTTGGTAGTGAATCCCGGCAGCACAACGCCGGACACGTCTTTCCACGACCGAGACTCCAGACGGCTCAAGCTGGGCACAAAACGCCACTGGGTGCATGTCGCGGTGCCAGCGGCGGCAATTCCGGCGGTGCGGAACTCCACGTAGCGAGCCCCGGAGGGACCCGACCCGGGGTAGTTCACTGAATCGGCGTATCGTGCTTGCCGGTCGAAGTTGCCGAAGACGACCAACGTCGAGTTAGATGCCTCCGCCGTCATCTGGGCGCGCGTGGCGCTCTGGGCCAGGGTCACTGTAGTGGTGAGGATCAGGGCGATGAAGATCATGAAGATGCCCATCGCCACGACGAGTTCGAGCAGGGTCATGCCGTCCTCGGAGGCCTCCGGCTGCGGCGGGGCGACGGGGGCAGTGCTCGACGCGGTCACGGGGAGTTCCATTGGAGGTCGGAATGTGCGTCGACCAGGCTCGACACGAGGTAGGAGCATCCGCTTGCAGCACAGCCCGAACCGGCGTTCCACCGCACAACGACGATCACTCGGTTCAGTGGGGTCTGGC encodes the following:
- a CDS encoding A24 family peptidase: MIGLLALPAALGVLIGSFLNVVVYRVPAGLSVMSPPSACPACGRRIKAFDNIPVLSWLVLQGKCRTCKAPISTRYPLVEAGTGLMFAAVAFWWASSSLLIGSLQVGLDSLILTGMLATDAGGPTTAEFVAAVCILFAYLYLAAVSIALALIDLDVHRLPNAIVLPSYIVAVALLGAASILNGDLESFLRGLIGLATLWLAYAVMAVAYPGGMGFGDVKLAGVLGLYLGYQGWGELVFGAFAAFLLGGLFAVLLLVTKRATRKSGIPFGPWMLVGAWFGIFFGDSVWSGYLSLFNL
- a CDS encoding type II secretion system protein; translation: MELPVTASSTAPVAPPQPEASEDGMTLLELVVAMGIFMIFIALILTTTVTLAQSATRAQMTAEASNSTLVVFGNFDRQARYADSVNYPGSGPSGARYVEFRTAGIAAAGTATCTQWRFVPSLSRLESRSWKDVSGVVLPGFTTKLTNVIDDGGATYPFTLTPANLTGAEMQQLTVTVHSGNAGLQAEAAMSTTFTARNSSPDSPSNKDADGNKVSDTPICNATGYRP